In the Neisseria sp. KEM232 genome, ATCGGCCACCAGAAAGGCCGCGACACCAAAGAAAAAATCCGCCGCAACTTCGGCATGCCGCGCCCCGAAGGCTACCGCAAAGCCCTGCGCCTGATGCGTCTGGCCGAAAAATTCCGCCTGCCCGTGCTCACCTTCGTCGACACCCCCGGCGCCTATCCCGGCATCGGCGCGGAAGAGCGCAACCAGTCCGAAGCCATCGGCCGCAACCTCTACGAACTGACCAAGCTCAAAACCCCCGTCATCTGCACCATCATCGGCGAAGGCGGCTCCGGCGGCGCGCTGGCGATTGCCGTCGGCGACTATGTCAACATGCTGCAATATTCCACCTATTCCGTGATTTCCCCCGAAGGCTGCGCCTCCATCCTGTGGAAAACCGCCGAAAAAGCCGCCGATGCCGCCGCCGCGCTGGGCATCACCGCCGACCGCCTGCTCAAACTCGGCCTGATCGACAAAGTCATCGACGAACCGCTGGGCGGCGCA is a window encoding:
- a CDS encoding acetyl-CoA carboxylase carboxyltransferase subunit alpha, producing MKPVFLDFEQPIAELTKKIEELRFVQGESAVDISDEIERLQKKSSDLTKSIYAKLTPAQVSQVSRHPQRPYTLDYIAALCTDFQELHGDRHFADDYAIVGGLARFNGQSVVVIGHQKGRDTKEKIRRNFGMPRPEGYRKALRLMRLAEKFRLPVLTFVDTPGAYPGIGAEERNQSEAIGRNLYELTKLKTPVICTIIGEGGSGGALAIAVGDYVNMLQYSTYSVISPEGCASILWKTAEKAADAAAALGITADRLLKLGLIDKVIDEPLGGAHRNYDELMNNVREVLTDQLRAAQDMPQADLLERRFGRIMAYGRFVEK